The window TCCGTATTTTCAAGTTGTATCATGATTATCTTCGCTTTTCCGATCCTTACAGTGACGTTAGCTTTATTATTCCTTGACCGTTTCCTGGGCGCACATTTCTTCACCTTGGATGGCGGCGGGAATCCAATGATGTACATCAATTTGATCTGGATGTGGGGTCACCCTGAGGTCTACATTGTTGTCATTCCGGCTTTCGGTATTTTCTCGGAAATTGTTTCTACCTTCTCCAAAAAGAAATTGTTTGGCTACAAATCGATGGTTTTCGCCATGCTGATCATTAGTTTATTGTCCTTCTTCACGTGGGCGCATCACTTCTTTACGATGGGGTCTGGCGCAGATGTTAATGCCTTTTTCGCCATTAGTACGATGTTGATTGCGATACCGACCGGAGCCAAGGTATTTAACTGGTTATTCACCATGTTCCGCGGTAAGATTCGTTTCTCGACGCCAATGATGTGGACAATTGCATTCATTCCTTGTTTCGTTATTGGAGGCATGACAGGGGTGCTGTTGTCGGTTGCGCCAGCTGATTTTCAGTTCCATAACAGTTACTTCCTGATTGCGCATTTCCATCAAGTATTAATTGGTGGTGTAGCCTTCGGATACTTCGCGGGACTTTACTACTGGTGGCCAAAAATGTTCGGCTTCAAGCTGAACGAGCACTTGGGCAAATGGGCATTCTGGACGTGGAACATTGGGTTCTATGTTTGTTTCATGCCGCAATATTTCTTGGGTTTAGATGGTATGACTCGCCGTACGTATACGTACGATTTCGATATGGGCTGGGGACCGCTGAATCTCGTATCTACAGTAGGCGGTTTCCTTATGGGTGTCGGGTTCATTTTCCAAGTATGGCAAATTGCTCACTCGATTAAATTCAGAGAACCGGATGTAACCGGGGATCCTTGGGACGGCCGTACACTTGAATGGTCGATTCCTTCGCCAGCTCCAATTTATAACTTTGCCGTACTGCCAGAAGTTAACGAAGCAGATGCATGGTGGGAACAAAAGCAGAAGCAAAGCTTATCTGCCAAGCAACCAGCCAAGATCGTATATGAACCGATTCACATGCCTAAGAACTCTTCCATTCCATTCCTAATGTCTGCACTATGGTTTTTCGCTGGATTTGGTTTTGTATTTAATTGGATGTGGCTGACGATCCCGGCCTTAATTGGTGTTGCGATCACTATGATTGCACGTTCGTTCAGCTATGATACGGATTATTATATTCCTGCTGATGAAGTGAAACGTACGGAAGCCGCATTGAAAGGGGCGAAAGTATAATGGCACATGCAGCTACGCAAGGTGGGCATCACGCCCACGATCATGAACATGATCACGAGTCGCTCAAAACGTTCGGATTCTGGATATTTCTAATCACGGACTGTATCTTATTTGGATCTTTATTTGCCACCTACATGGTTCTTCATCAAAATACAAACGGGGGTCCAACCCCGGAAGAATTGTTCAAGATGCCAGGTATCATTGCGGAAACCTTTATCTTGCTTACTAGCAGCTTCACGAGCGGT is drawn from Paenibacillus sp. V4I7 and contains these coding sequences:
- a CDS encoding cbb3-type cytochrome c oxidase subunit I; protein product: MLDKIKQFASEFFVTGDPLILGAQVSIGLSMIAMIFVLSYFRKWGWLWREWLTSVDHKRIGIMYIICSIMMLFRGGVDALLMRLQLAMPNSQFLQAEHYNQIFTTHGVIMILFMAMPLMFGLFNIVVPLQIGARDVAYPFLNSLSFWMFFWGAMLFNVSFVIGGSPDAGWLSYPPLSELSHSPGVGQNFYIWGIQISGIGSLATGINFIVTILKMRAPGMKLMKMPMFTWSVFSSCIMIIFAFPILTVTLALLFLDRFLGAHFFTLDGGGNPMMYINLIWMWGHPEVYIVVIPAFGIFSEIVSTFSKKKLFGYKSMVFAMLIISLLSFFTWAHHFFTMGSGADVNAFFAISTMLIAIPTGAKVFNWLFTMFRGKIRFSTPMMWTIAFIPCFVIGGMTGVLLSVAPADFQFHNSYFLIAHFHQVLIGGVAFGYFAGLYYWWPKMFGFKLNEHLGKWAFWTWNIGFYVCFMPQYFLGLDGMTRRTYTYDFDMGWGPLNLVSTVGGFLMGVGFIFQVWQIAHSIKFREPDVTGDPWDGRTLEWSIPSPAPIYNFAVLPEVNEADAWWEQKQKQSLSAKQPAKIVYEPIHMPKNSSIPFLMSALWFFAGFGFVFNWMWLTIPALIGVAITMIARSFSYDTDYYIPADEVKRTEAALKGAKV